One part of the Treponema peruense genome encodes these proteins:
- a CDS encoding LIC_12708 family protein, whose translation MFSFTKYTAVYTSLLCGICTAFVSCGGSKRISSVQSDVLFELEYGNFDNQINMFDVSRVGSIDTSIAMRDGFFYIANSESKKIMELNSYGDLLTIYYNEDFNPVPSFSKGTDGTSATRKAVSYPFNNIKAVSVDSRKYLYAVDVLPQERREYDEEKKMSLAQVVLRFDASGKFLDYIGQQGPGGTPFPFIKNIYTTNASELVVVCTTGDGFQVYWFSTDGYLMYAVPVKKENVPNPFKDEKNDTFFSVENIVPDYNERKLYLKADYFESYTDEASRVQSGIDYKCTLVHPLSVETGEYEKSVAIPAYSEEIAQGFSKVEYEIPYDFLGVTENNWMFFIVNAEDGMNVQMVQVDGQRILKRQIPVSRTDNLYYTFSLSNTGIISALLVQKDSAKVGWWRTDSLIQSVINN comes from the coding sequence GTGTTTTCTTTTACAAAATATACTGCCGTATATACATCGCTTCTTTGCGGTATTTGTACGGCCTTTGTTTCGTGCGGCGGCTCAAAAAGAATTTCATCGGTTCAAAGTGACGTTCTTTTTGAACTTGAATACGGTAATTTTGACAATCAGATAAATATGTTTGATGTTTCACGCGTTGGAAGCATAGACACTTCAATTGCAATGCGTGACGGATTTTTTTACATAGCAAACAGTGAGTCAAAAAAGATAATGGAACTTAACAGCTACGGAGATCTTCTTACAATTTACTACAACGAAGATTTCAATCCTGTTCCATCCTTTTCCAAAGGAACAGACGGTACCAGCGCAACAAGAAAAGCCGTATCCTATCCGTTCAATAACATAAAGGCCGTTTCTGTTGATTCACGCAAATACCTTTATGCGGTGGATGTTCTTCCGCAGGAACGGCGTGAATATGATGAAGAAAAGAAAATGTCCCTTGCTCAGGTAGTGTTGCGTTTTGATGCTTCGGGAAAATTTCTTGACTACATAGGACAGCAGGGGCCGGGAGGAACACCGTTTCCTTTCATTAAGAACATTTACACGACAAATGCATCTGAACTTGTTGTAGTCTGCACGACAGGCGACGGATTCCAGGTATACTGGTTTTCTACCGACGGCTATCTTATGTATGCGGTGCCGGTAAAAAAAGAAAATGTTCCCAATCCGTTTAAGGATGAAAAAAATGACACTTTCTTTTCTGTAGAAAATATTGTTCCCGACTACAACGAACGAAAACTGTATCTTAAGGCCGACTATTTTGAAAGTTATACCGATGAGGCCAGCAGGGTTCAGTCAGGCATTGACTACAAGTGTACTCTTGTGCATCCGCTTTCTGTAGAAACAGGGGAATACGAAAAATCAGTTGCTATTCCGGCTTATTCAGAAGAAATTGCACAGGGTTTTTCCAAGGTTGAATACGAAATTCCCTATGATTTTCTTGGAGTTACCGAAAACAACTGGATGTTTTTTATTGTAAATGCAGAAGACGGAATGAATGTGCAGATGGTTCAGGTTGACGGTCAGCGTATTTTAAAAAGGCAGATTCCCGTAAGCCGAACAGACAATCTTTATTATACATTCAGTTTAAGCAATACAGGAATAATTTCTGCACTTCTTGTTCAGAAAGACAGTGCAAAAGTGGGCTGGTGGCGAACAGATTCTTTGATTCAGTCGGTGATAAACAATTAA
- the secA gene encoding preprotein translocase subunit SecA: MFDKILTFFLGSKNDRDVKALKPIVAAVEAKESWAQSFSDEQFPQQTQILKDRLNKGETLDDILPEAFALAREAARRVLGERAYPVQIMGSLVLNSGRITEMKTGEGKTLMCVCAAYLNSLTGKGVHIVTVNDYLAERDSAWMGRVYKFLGQSVGCILSNMDNEARRAAYACDLTYGTNNEFGFDYLRDNMQIDLSRKVQRGFNFCIVDEIDSILIDEARTPLIISGQGEDDTYKYHEVDKYVNQFTEVAKDPKTNDYPDEVDMTPEQRAALEGDYKLDEKSRRVSFTDKGMNKINDILHQHNLISEDSTVFDEQNFEYVHYFTQAVRAHTLYHNDVDYVVKDGQVQIVDEFTGRILEGRRYGDGLHQAIEAKEHLRIAQRNRTLATITFQNYFRMYDKLSGMTGTAATEAVEFSKIYNLDVVVIPTNRPVARKDEDDEVYLNESDKWNAIVKEVDECHKKGQPVLIGTVSVEKSEHLSALLTRRGIKHEVLNAKNHAREAMIIAEAGAKGAVTVATNMAGRGTDIKLGGNPEMRARKRVGTEASQEQFEAALAIEKEQYKKDYEEVKALGGLYVIGSERHESRRIDNQLRGRSGRQGDPGRSKFYISMDDDLMRLFGGERMKKIMTSVGMEPGEPINHPWLNKSIEKAQKKVEERNFEIRKNLLDYDDVLNQQRKFIYEQRDEILADNNLSGRVMDNAKESVAAIFEEYEAEKRHSKANSQSALADKIKNTFGQIVQYDSLTKEGVTAILQNDITQKEMLVGKPNLNMFIRYQYIQMIDKKWLDQLEYLDGLREAVHLRSYGSKNPLTEYKIDGFNTFDAMLDDIRDSVTSRVFKVKIQIQPAEREIRQQNVHMNAQHQEAQSAIDSQTRSAQQAAQNSAMRSGRQGQSITVTRATPKIGRNDPCPCGSGKKYKNCCGKN, from the coding sequence ATGTTTGATAAGATATTAACGTTTTTTCTTGGATCCAAAAATGATAGAGATGTAAAGGCACTTAAGCCTATAGTCGCCGCTGTAGAAGCAAAAGAAAGCTGGGCTCAGTCTTTTTCTGACGAACAGTTTCCCCAGCAGACACAGATTCTGAAAGACCGCCTCAATAAGGGCGAAACTCTGGATGATATTCTGCCCGAAGCATTTGCACTCGCAAGGGAAGCAGCAAGACGTGTTCTGGGAGAAAGAGCCTACCCTGTTCAGATTATGGGTTCTCTTGTTCTTAATTCAGGCCGCATTACAGAAATGAAGACCGGAGAAGGAAAGACACTCATGTGCGTTTGTGCTGCGTATCTTAACTCTCTTACAGGAAAAGGCGTTCATATAGTTACCGTCAACGATTATCTTGCAGAACGTGACTCTGCCTGGATGGGACGCGTCTACAAATTCCTTGGCCAGAGCGTTGGCTGCATTCTAAGCAACATGGACAACGAAGCAAGACGCGCGGCCTATGCATGCGACCTTACTTACGGAACAAACAACGAATTCGGCTTTGACTACCTGCGCGACAACATGCAGATAGATCTTTCAAGAAAGGTTCAGAGAGGATTCAACTTCTGTATCGTTGACGAAATTGACTCTATTCTTATTGATGAAGCAAGAACCCCGCTTATTATAAGCGGCCAGGGCGAAGACGACACTTACAAATACCACGAAGTAGACAAATATGTAAACCAGTTTACCGAAGTTGCAAAAGACCCCAAGACAAACGACTATCCTGATGAAGTGGACATGACTCCCGAACAGAGAGCAGCTTTGGAAGGCGACTACAAACTGGACGAAAAGAGCCGCAGAGTTTCATTTACCGACAAGGGTATGAACAAAATAAATGACATTCTGCACCAGCACAACCTTATTTCAGAAGATTCTACTGTTTTTGACGAGCAGAATTTTGAGTACGTTCACTATTTTACACAGGCTGTCCGTGCACATACACTTTATCACAATGATGTTGACTATGTTGTAAAAGACGGTCAGGTTCAAATTGTAGATGAATTTACAGGACGCATTCTTGAAGGAAGACGCTACGGTGACGGACTTCATCAGGCAATAGAAGCAAAGGAACACCTGCGTATTGCACAGCGCAACAGAACACTTGCCACAATTACATTCCAGAACTACTTCAGAATGTATGACAAACTTTCCGGAATGACAGGAACAGCTGCTACAGAAGCTGTTGAATTCAGCAAAATATACAACCTTGATGTAGTTGTAATTCCTACAAACCGCCCTGTTGCAAGAAAAGACGAAGATGATGAAGTATACCTTAACGAAAGCGACAAGTGGAACGCAATTGTAAAGGAAGTTGACGAATGCCACAAAAAAGGACAGCCTGTTCTTATCGGTACAGTTTCTGTAGAAAAGTCAGAGCATCTGTCTGCCCTTCTTACACGCAGGGGAATAAAGCATGAAGTTCTTAACGCAAAGAACCATGCACGTGAAGCAATGATTATTGCAGAAGCCGGTGCAAAGGGAGCTGTAACAGTAGCCACAAACATGGCCGGACGCGGTACAGACATTAAGCTTGGCGGAAACCCCGAAATGAGGGCAAGAAAGCGTGTCGGAACAGAAGCTTCCCAGGAACAGTTCGAGGCAGCACTCGCCATAGAAAAGGAACAGTACAAAAAGGACTATGAAGAAGTAAAAGCCCTCGGCGGTCTATATGTAATAGGTTCAGAACGCCATGAATCCAGGCGCATAGACAACCAGTTACGCGGACGTTCGGGACGTCAGGGTGACCCAGGAAGAAGCAAATTCTATATTTCAATGGATGATGATCTTATGAGACTCTTCGGCGGGGAACGCATGAAGAAAATCATGACCAGCGTCGGTATGGAACCCGGTGAACCAATAAACCATCCATGGCTTAACAAAAGCATCGAAAAGGCACAAAAGAAAGTCGAAGAGCGCAACTTTGAAATAAGAAAGAACCTTCTTGACTATGATGATGTTCTTAACCAGCAGAGAAAGTTCATCTATGAGCAGCGTGACGAAATTCTTGCAGACAACAATCTTTCCGGACGCGTTATGGACAATGCAAAAGAAAGTGTTGCAGCTATTTTTGAAGAATACGAGGCAGAAAAACGCCACTCAAAGGCAAATTCCCAGTCGGCACTTGCAGACAAAATCAAGAATACATTCGGACAGATTGTTCAATATGACAGTCTTACAAAAGAAGGTGTCACGGCAATCCTTCAGAACGATATTACCCAGAAGGAAATGCTTGTAGGCAAGCCCAATCTTAATATGTTTATACGCTATCAGTATATCCAGATGATAGACAAAAAGTGGCTTGACCAGCTTGAATACCTCGACGGTCTCAGGGAAGCCGTACACCTGCGCTCTTACGGAAGTAAAAATCCTCTTACCGAATACAAAATTGACGGTTTCAATACATTTGATGCCATGCTTGATGACATAAGGGATTCTGTTACCAGCCGTGTCTTTAAGGTAAAGATTCAGATTCAGCCGGCAGAACGCGAAATAAGGCAGCAGAATGTTCATATGAATGCACAGCACCAGGAGGCGCAGTCTGCTATCGATTCACAGACAAGATCAGCCCAGCAGGCAGCACAGAATTCTGCAATGAGAAGCGGCAGACAAGGTCAGAGTATAACAGTAACAAGGGCAACCCCAAAGATAGGAAGAAATGATCCCTGCCCGTGCGGTTCCGGAAAGAAATACAAGAACTGTTGCGGTAAAAACTAA
- the lepB gene encoding signal peptidase I, whose translation MKKLTVCIYINIVLSVLFSILSLSFHADISLLAFPLAAVFTAILFYSGNIQLLKKSNLRHLTAIRRVFQYEPFVFISAFVIQRSGNRGMPFALDIMCALVWTVTMLISFYIQHILSEKRIVSLNEEWGALVQNFPKSSLHGAAAVLREILEWVDALIQAVFTIILLNIFLFQLYEIPSESMVPTFLVKDRVVVFKTLAGPKFPLSQAGIPYIQDYKRGDIVVFRNPHYGNDRKSEVKTFFSQFIYMCSLTLLKTNTDENGEIKADPLVKRIVGTEGEQLVMLDGNLYSRTRANPEFKVVEDDKKWAAWNLNGLSSETKNKIEWIPMSESDYDSTLYIESERRALDLKSAAAECERLSAQFASFAKGGTVSAEIAAGLLNSADLFIYNLFSSVNTHALNLLTVDGGAQWFDMFMNGWHKNSSVLDAFLVGGDMYSDACFRLNVMAKLAFGRIVVETARLVESGASSSEVAASPVRMEQLVFAQALNDYILRMDQRNMPVFPPNNSDGTMAVIPAKSYMMMGDNRYNSLDMRHSYKQALVNVTAYDPLSIRYYSNMAPQYVERDRILGKASFRFWPLNRIGIPDSRK comes from the coding sequence ATGAAAAAACTAACTGTTTGCATTTACATAAACATTGTGCTTTCTGTACTTTTCAGTATTTTAAGCCTTTCTTTCCATGCCGATATTTCGCTTCTGGCTTTCCCTCTTGCTGCAGTTTTTACGGCAATTTTATTTTATTCAGGAAACATTCAGCTTCTTAAAAAATCAAATCTGCGTCATCTTACGGCTATAAGGCGCGTCTTTCAGTATGAGCCCTTTGTTTTTATAAGCGCTTTTGTAATACAGCGTTCGGGTAACAGAGGAATGCCGTTCGCACTGGACATTATGTGTGCACTTGTGTGGACTGTAACCATGCTCATTTCGTTTTATATCCAGCACATTCTGTCCGAAAAGCGCATTGTTTCCCTTAACGAAGAGTGGGGGGCGCTTGTCCAGAACTTTCCCAAGTCTTCCCTGCACGGAGCCGCTGCTGTTTTAAGGGAAATCCTTGAGTGGGTTGACGCGCTTATTCAGGCTGTGTTTACCATTATTCTTCTGAATATTTTTTTATTCCAACTTTATGAAATTCCTTCTGAAAGCATGGTGCCGACTTTTCTTGTTAAAGACAGGGTTGTTGTGTTTAAGACTCTTGCAGGACCAAAGTTTCCGCTTAGTCAGGCCGGAATTCCCTACATTCAGGATTACAAAAGGGGCGATATTGTAGTATTCAGGAATCCACATTATGGAAATGACAGAAAAAGCGAAGTAAAGACTTTTTTCAGCCAGTTTATTTACATGTGTTCGCTTACACTTCTTAAAACAAATACCGACGAAAACGGTGAAATAAAGGCAGATCCTCTTGTCAAAAGAATTGTCGGAACAGAAGGCGAGCAGCTTGTAATGCTTGACGGAAACCTTTATTCAAGAACCAGGGCAAATCCTGAATTCAAAGTCGTGGAAGATGACAAAAAGTGGGCCGCATGGAACCTTAACGGCCTTTCTTCAGAAACCAAAAACAAAATAGAATGGATTCCTATGAGCGAAAGTGATTATGATAGCACTCTTTATATAGAAAGTGAAAGACGCGCGCTTGACCTTAAATCTGCTGCTGCTGAGTGTGAGCGTCTTTCTGCACAATTTGCATCTTTTGCCAAAGGCGGAACAGTCAGTGCAGAAATTGCCGCCGGTCTTCTTAATTCCGCAGATCTTTTTATTTACAACCTGTTCAGTTCTGTAAACACGCATGCGCTTAACCTTTTGACTGTTGACGGAGGAGCGCAGTGGTTTGACATGTTCATGAACGGCTGGCACAAAAATTCTTCAGTTCTGGATGCTTTCCTTGTTGGAGGAGATATGTATTCTGACGCGTGCTTTAGGCTGAATGTTATGGCAAAACTTGCGTTCGGACGCATTGTTGTCGAAACGGCACGTCTTGTTGAGTCCGGTGCTTCTTCTTCTGAAGTGGCCGCAAGTCCTGTGAGAATGGAACAGCTTGTATTTGCCCAAGCTTTGAATGACTATATTCTGCGTATGGACCAGAGAAATATGCCGGTTTTCCCTCCAAATAATTCTGACGGAACCATGGCTGTTATTCCTGCAAAGTCATATATGATGATGGGAGACAACCGCTATAATTCACTTGATATGCGCCACAGCTATAAACAGGCACTTGTGAATGTAACTGCATACGATCCGCTTTCGATAAGATATTATTCCAATATGGCACCGCAGTATGTTGAACGTGACAGAATACTGGGTAAAGCCAGTTTCAGATTCTGGCCGCTTAACAGAATAGGAATACCTGATTCCCGGAAATGA
- a CDS encoding Hpt domain-containing protein, producing the protein MALAFNIDKALSLLGGEQDLLKELLESFVRDKIFEPKKLEQLETLDDKSEAVAYVHYFKGAARQLSAETLAQTGQELEDILRNKKTGSLEELNKKFYLDYQNAYKAFTHALEIL; encoded by the coding sequence ATGGCTCTTGCATTTAATATAGACAAAGCACTTTCTCTTCTCGGAGGCGAACAGGATCTTCTAAAGGAACTTCTTGAGTCGTTTGTAAGGGATAAAATTTTTGAACCAAAGAAACTGGAACAGCTCGAAACCCTGGATGACAAGTCCGAAGCCGTAGCCTATGTCCATTACTTTAAGGGTGCCGCAAGACAGCTTTCTGCAGAAACCCTTGCCCAAACAGGACAGGAACTTGAAGACATTCTGCGCAACAAAAAAACAGGCAGTCTTGAAGAGCTCAACAAAAAATTCTATCTTGACTACCAGAATGCATACAAAGCCTTTACTCATGCCCTGGAAATATTATAG
- a CDS encoding TatD family hydrolase — protein sequence MYCDAHIHLGQCAEIFGAQEIYAGLEKEEELMLCSCAHSSDDFAKQKAAAKILSEQRNAFVVESYGFHPQNPDLCDSEFMCELLETGQISAIGESGFDFFTPEFKSQKQQQILAWEFSVKKALEYGVPLIIHDRKALDILFSYTRELSSLRSVVFHSFAFGVREASSLLSRGINSYFSFGSGIFRGNKKNISCVAELPADRILFETDAPFQTQRGEKYSKACAIKNVYETAASIRKCSLQEIQYVTEKNFCSAYNISRA from the coding sequence ATGTACTGTGACGCCCATATTCATCTTGGTCAGTGTGCAGAAATTTTTGGTGCGCAGGAAATTTATGCCGGACTTGAAAAAGAAGAAGAACTTATGCTTTGTTCCTGTGCGCATTCCAGTGATGACTTTGCAAAACAGAAAGCTGCTGCAAAAATTCTTTCTGAACAAAGAAATGCCTTTGTGGTTGAGTCTTACGGCTTTCATCCGCAGAATCCAGATCTTTGTGATTCAGAGTTTATGTGTGAACTTCTGGAAACAGGTCAGATTTCTGCAATAGGCGAGAGTGGCTTTGACTTTTTTACCCCTGAATTCAAGTCGCAAAAACAACAGCAGATTCTGGCCTGGGAGTTTTCGGTCAAAAAGGCTTTGGAATATGGTGTTCCGCTTATAATTCATGACAGAAAGGCGCTGGATATTCTGTTTTCGTACACCCGCGAACTTTCTTCATTAAGGTCAGTGGTCTTTCATTCATTTGCATTCGGTGTGCGCGAGGCTTCTTCCCTTCTTTCTCGCGGAATAAACTCATACTTTTCTTTCGGAAGCGGAATTTTCAGGGGAAACAAAAAAAATATTTCATGCGTAGCAGAACTTCCTGCAGACAGAATTCTTTTTGAAACAGATGCACCTTTTCAGACACAGAGGGGAGAAAAATATTCAAAGGCCTGTGCCATTAAAAATGTTTATGAAACTGCCGCATCAATCAGAAAATGCAGTCTGCAGGAAATTCAGTATGTGACAGAAAAAAACTTTTGCAGTGCCTATAATATTTCCAGGGCATGA
- the miaA gene encoding tRNA (adenosine(37)-N6)-dimethylallyltransferase MiaA — protein MQSPVNSLKPNCVVLLGPTAVGKTSLGVQLAAEYGWEIISADSRQVYKGLDLGSGKDLSEYSAGSKKIPYHLIDITTLASEYNVFSYQQDFYSLFKTMRSEGKMPFIVGGTGMYVDSVVRGYDFVPVEENKDLRAELDKLSLEELGKKLLELRPNLHNKSDLLIRERVVRAIEIETFRQSPECAELKKRTGPRPQIDSFVIGTTLERDVLRQNIKLRLIERIEAGMIEEVSSLHEQGFSWERLEKLGLEYRYVSLFLEGKIDSVQTMTDELYHAICQFAKRQETWFRGMERKGVKINWLPRTSDRKARFDAARQLIEDNVL, from the coding sequence ATGCAGAGTCCTGTAAATTCCTTAAAGCCCAACTGTGTGGTTCTTCTGGGACCGACTGCCGTAGGAAAAACTTCTCTTGGAGTACAGCTTGCGGCAGAGTACGGCTGGGAAATTATTTCTGCAGACTCAAGGCAGGTTTATAAAGGACTTGATTTGGGAAGCGGAAAAGACCTAAGCGAATATTCCGCCGGTTCAAAAAAAATACCGTATCATCTGATTGACATTACAACGCTGGCCAGTGAATACAATGTTTTTTCTTACCAGCAGGATTTTTATTCTCTGTTCAAAACTATGCGTTCAGAAGGAAAAATGCCTTTTATTGTTGGCGGAACAGGAATGTATGTTGACTCTGTTGTAAGAGGTTATGATTTTGTTCCGGTAGAAGAAAACAAAGACCTGCGTGCAGAACTTGACAAACTTTCCCTTGAAGAACTTGGAAAAAAACTTCTTGAGCTCAGACCAAATCTTCATAACAAAAGTGATCTTCTGATAAGGGAACGCGTTGTAAGGGCTATAGAAATAGAAACCTTCCGACAAAGTCCCGAATGTGCAGAATTAAAAAAAAGAACCGGGCCGCGTCCGCAGATTGATTCTTTTGTAATAGGAACAACCCTTGAAAGGGATGTACTCAGGCAGAATATAAAGCTACGGCTTATTGAACGTATTGAAGCCGGAATGATAGAAGAAGTTTCTTCACTCCATGAGCAGGGATTTTCCTGGGAACGTCTTGAAAAACTGGGGCTTGAATACAGATATGTGAGTTTGTTTCTGGAAGGTAAGATAGATTCTGTTCAGACAATGACAGATGAACTTTATCATGCTATCTGTCAGTTTGCAAAACGCCAGGAAACCTGGTTCCGCGGAATGGAACGAAAAGGTGTAAAAATAAACTGGCTTCCCCGGACAAGTGACAGGAAAGCCAGATTTGATGCTGCCAGACAGCTTATAGAAGACAATGTATTGTAA
- a CDS encoding class I SAM-dependent rRNA methyltransferase yields the protein MTDTARILLKPKEDKEIAQGFPWVFDNEIHSVKFAAADGSGIKTTSLADCKVSDGSLVEVCTNAGGFLGTGIINRKSRITVRMIGCAHADIIAADTRSYWEKIVRDAANIRRLNYSDSDSYRLIFGEADFIPGLIVERYCEDDRVYLVVQFLALACEVFRDEIIEALKNVCSPYGIYERSDASVREKEGLAEKSGWIGAERNETITITENGVKIHVDIAHGQKTGYFLDQKFNRARAAEFCKGKKVLDTFSHTGAFGLNAVKAGARKVVSADISQEAVDMINRNIKLNNASKTMEAVCGDVFDLLKKYEADGEKFDVIILDPPAFTKSAKLIQKAYGGYKEINLRAMRLLNEGGILVTCSCSYYFDENTFYSMIMHAAMDSHKRVQVLEKRGAGPDHPVLLGYPKSEYLKCAICRVL from the coding sequence ATGACTGACACTGCAAGAATATTATTGAAGCCAAAGGAAGATAAAGAAATTGCTCAGGGATTTCCCTGGGTTTTTGACAATGAGATTCACTCTGTTAAATTTGCAGCGGCCGACGGAAGCGGAATAAAAACTACTTCTCTTGCTGACTGCAAAGTTTCTGACGGTTCTCTTGTTGAAGTATGTACCAATGCAGGTGGCTTTCTTGGAACAGGCATTATAAACCGCAAGTCACGCATTACAGTACGCATGATAGGATGCGCCCATGCAGATATTATTGCTGCCGATACCAGATCTTACTGGGAAAAAATTGTACGCGATGCAGCAAATATACGCAGACTCAATTATTCTGACTCTGACAGCTACAGGCTTATTTTCGGCGAGGCAGACTTTATTCCGGGTCTTATCGTTGAGCGTTACTGCGAGGATGACAGGGTTTATCTTGTTGTCCAGTTCCTTGCCCTTGCATGCGAAGTGTTCCGTGATGAAATAATTGAAGCCTTGAAGAACGTCTGTTCTCCTTACGGAATTTATGAAAGAAGTGACGCTTCTGTTCGTGAAAAAGAGGGACTTGCCGAAAAGTCAGGCTGGATTGGAGCCGAAAGAAACGAAACAATTACAATTACCGAAAACGGCGTAAAAATTCATGTAGACATTGCCCATGGTCAGAAAACAGGCTATTTTTTGGATCAGAAATTCAACCGTGCCCGTGCTGCTGAATTCTGCAAAGGAAAAAAAGTCCTTGATACTTTTTCACATACAGGAGCCTTTGGACTCAATGCAGTAAAGGCCGGCGCCCGTAAAGTTGTAAGTGCCGACATTTCCCAAGAAGCGGTAGACATGATAAACCGCAATATTAAGCTGAACAACGCATCCAAAACAATGGAAGCTGTTTGTGGCGATGTTTTTGATCTTCTTAAAAAGTATGAAGCCGACGGGGAAAAATTCGACGTAATAATTCTGGATCCTCCTGCTTTTACAAAAAGTGCAAAACTTATCCAAAAAGCTTACGGCGGATACAAGGAAATAAACCTTAGGGCAATGAGACTTCTTAATGAAGGCGGAATTCTTGTAACCTGTTCCTGTTCATATTACTTCGATGAAAATACATTCTATTCTATGATAATGCATGCTGCAATGGACAGTCACAAAAGAGTGCAGGTTCTTGAAAAAAGAGGAGCAGGCCCCGATCATCCTGTTCTTCTCGGCTATCCGAAGAGCGAATACCTCAAGTGCGCAATATGCAGAGTCCTGTAA
- the sufU gene encoding Fe-S cluster assembly sulfur transfer protein SufU — protein sequence MDLKSLYQEILNEHNLNPSHKGVTEGASLTLQGVNPSCGDNIYLQLKIDENGIITDGSFNGSGCAVSQASVDMMLDDVIGKSREEALRLASLFMDMIQGKADGEALEELDEAASLKNISFMPARVKCAVLGWHTMQEMLGNGKSAGQGSVSHCEVKND from the coding sequence ATGGATTTAAAATCGCTTTATCAGGAAATTCTTAACGAACATAATTTGAACCCCAGTCACAAGGGGGTTACAGAAGGCGCTTCGCTTACACTTCAGGGGGTTAATCCAAGTTGTGGAGACAACATTTACCTTCAGCTTAAAATTGACGAAAACGGAATAATAACTGACGGTTCCTTTAACGGGTCGGGTTGTGCCGTAAGCCAGGCTTCTGTTGACATGATGCTGGATGATGTAATAGGAAAGTCTCGCGAAGAAGCTTTAAGGCTTGCATCCCTTTTTATGGATATGATTCAGGGTAAGGCAGACGGAGAAGCTTTGGAAGAACTGGATGAGGCTGCTTCACTCAAAAACATAAGTTTTATGCCTGCACGTGTAAAATGCGCGGTTTTGGGCTGGCACACCATGCAGGAAATGCTCGGAAACGGAAAATCTGCCGGACAAGGTTCTGTTTCACACTGTGAGGTAAAAAATGACTGA